The sequence below is a genomic window from Barrientosiimonas humi.
GCGGAGATGCGCATGCGCGTGCTGTCACGCTCCATGCTGTCCAGATCGTGCAGCACGCGGTAGGCCACCTCGGCGAACGCCCGCGGATCGACGCGGCGCTCGTCGGACTGCGGCAGGCTGGCCGCGTGGCTCCGGAACTCTCGGTGGAGTCCGCTCATCGGTGATCCCTCCCCTGACAAACCTTCCACATTCAACAGGTTCGACGGGCGGACCGCACGTCGGTCGCGGATTCCCCCAGAAACAGCCTCAAGCCGGAACAACCTGCACCCACGACTGCTGGTTGACCGTGCTGGGCCCCCAGGCGATGTCGACCACGCCCAGCGCGAAGCCCCGCCGCCGCAGCTCGGTGATGGTCCGGCCGAGGTAGGACAGCTGGCCCGTGCCGCACCGCACGACGTCGTTGCCGTCGTGCAGCAGGATCAGCGCCTGGTCGACCGCGTTGCCGACGACGTACTTCTGTACGCCCGCCGCACCCGGGCACTCGAAGTCGCCCGGCAGCGGGTTGGTCCAGTGCCACAGCACCCCGCCCCACATGCCCTGCTCGCGGATGACCGCGTTGCCGTCGGCCGTCTCCTCGCCGAACGGGTAGCGGAACAGCACCGGGCGGGTGCCGGTGATCTGCTCGATGACGTCGTTGGTGCGCACGATCTCGGTGCGCGCCTGCTCGGCGGTGAGCGTCGCGAACTGCGGGTGGCTCCAGGAGTGGTTGCCGATGACGTGGCCGTCGGCGGCGATCGCGCGCACCAGGTCGGGCCGGGCCGCGGCGTGCTCGCCCTGCAGGAAGAACGTCGCCTTCGCGCGGTAGCTGCGCAGCGTCGACAGCACCGTCGGCGTGAGCTCGGCGGAGGGGCCGTCGTCGAAGGTCAGCGCGACCAGACCGGCCGAGCCGGCCCGGGTGGCGGTGGCCCAGGCCGGGGCCGCCGCGGCCGGGCGCTGGCCCGCGAGCACCGCGACGGGCGCGGCCGCAGCCGCGC
It includes:
- a CDS encoding polysaccharide deacetylase family protein, giving the protein MKRRTFLGAAAAAPVAVLAGQRPAAAAPAWATATRAGSAGLVALTFDDGPSAELTPTVLSTLRSYRAKATFFLQGEHAAARPDLVRAIAADGHVIGNHSWSHPQFATLTAEQARTEIVRTNDVIEQITGTRPVLFRYPFGEETADGNAVIREQGMWGGVLWHWTNPLPGDFECPGAAGVQKYVVGNAVDQALILLHDGNDVVRCGTGQLSYLGRTITELRRRGFALGVVDIAWGPSTVNQQSWVQVVPA